From the Mesotoga prima MesG1.Ag.4.2 genome, the window AGTTAAGAACGACTCCCTTGAAGATCACGCATTCTACGAGTTCTTTGGACCGGGCGTTGGAAAAGAGAAAGGTCTTAGGCACATACTCGATTATCTCAATCTAGACTGGGATAGTGTAGCTCACATAGGTGATAACTACAACGATTTGGAGGTATTGAAGAAAGCGGCTTTGCCGATCGTAATGGCTAATGGTCCACTTGGTGTCAAGAAACACGCGAGTTTTGTCACAGATAGAGACAACAACAGCGGAGGTGTGGCAGAAGCAATAGAAAGAATCCTCCGAACCAGGGGTGAACTGTAGTGGTCCTAGTTCTTGTTTCAGCCGTTCTCACTGCACTGGCCATGCCGGGAATGCTTTGGGGGTACTTGATATGGGTCGCCCTGATCCCTTTATTCATGGCAATGAAAGATGTATCACCCCTAAAGGGGGCTTTGAGAGCCTTCGTCTGGGGCTTTGTATACCTTCTTCTAACCCATTACTGGCTGCTCCCAGTGTTGACAGTGAACGTTCCCGAAGTACTGAATTCATTCCCAAATTTCATAGGGGTCGTCGTCTTCTTCTTGATGGGAATTGTAATGGCCGTTCCCTTTCTAGTATTTGGTCTAGTTTATGGTTTGTATCAGAGATTCTTCGACAGATACCCGGTTCTTCTAGCTCTTTTTGCCGCTTCATTCTTTACGGTTACAGAATATCTGAGAGAGATCGGCCCGCTCGGCTTCACTAACGGGAGACTCTCTGATGCGCTTTTAAATGGGCAGCAGGGAATCTCTCAGTTACTTACTATTGGTGGGCCTCTCCTTCTTGTGTTCATTATAGTTTTCGTAAATCACTATCTTTGCTATCTCTTCGTAAACAGAACAAGAGACAGAGCAATTCTTATTGTCGTTTCAGTGGCAATCGTAGCCCTAGTTAATGCGGCTATTGCTGCCCTCGTTCCGATTCCCCATTCCTCAAGCAAATATGAAAGCACTCTCTATGCTCTACAGACAAACATATCGATGCAGATGAAGTACTACCAGCCACCGGATGAAACTCTGGCAGTCGTATCACGAGCACTCAGAGAGATTCCGGAGGGCTCCGTCGTGATTTTGCCGGAGGCAACCTTCATGAGCGACATAAGAAGAAACTCAACCGGAACCCAGCTGCAGCAGATTGCGCAGGAAAGAAATCTGAAGATTTTGATCGGTTTCCCCACCTACAACGATCACAACTACAATCAGGTGAGATTTGTTACTGCAGAGGGCTTTTCCGATGAATACTATGCAAAGATCCAGCTTACCCCGTTCGTAGAGTCTCTTCCTTGGCCCAAAGTATTTGGTGTATTCAGTTTCCTAAAATTCCTTGACTTTTTTGATGCCGGAGAAGAGTTTACGATCTTCTCGGTCGATGAACATCGCATAGGAGCTCAGATCTGCTTTGATTCGCTATACAGTAACGTCGCCAGAGGGCTTACTCTGAACGGCGCAAATGTGATCGTGACGGCGACAAATGATGGCTGGTTCGATATTTCAACTGCTCTGAATCAGCATTTCTCAAAAAGCATCGCAAGAGCGATAGAAAATAGAAGATACGTCATTCAGGTATCCAACACAGGAATATCTGCAATAATCGACCCCTATGGTCGAATCGTCAAGCGTTTGCCGACCTCTAAGGAGTTGAATGCAGATTACGTTATTGGCGAATTCCAGTATATTCCCACGGTCAAAACTACACTGTACACCAGGTTTGGAAACTGGTTCTTCTGGTTCTCACTATTTCTGGGAATAGCATTGATAATACTTGGAGGTGTTGTTCTTTGATCTACAAAGAGAACGCAAAGAAGATCCTAGAGACTTTCAAAACAGTAGTTGTCGTTGGTTTCTCGAAGAGTCCCGAAAAGGCCGCCAATTATGTCCCGACCTATCTAATTGAAATGGGATTTCGGATAGTACCTGTCAACCCAAGTATGGAAGAGTACAGCGGCTTAAAAGTCTACCCTGATCTCGAAGCCGTTGTGGCAGATGGGATAGAACTTGAAGTAGTTGAAATCTTCAGACCCTCTGAAGAGGCCGAGTCCATCGCCTTGAAGGCAATAGAACTAGGCGCCAAAGCAGTCTGGCTCCAAAAAGGCATTTATAGTGAAAAAGCTCAGTTAGCTGCAGACGAAAACGGCGTCCTTTATGTAGAGGACCTCTGCATGTTTGAAGAACATAGAAGAATATCTCTTTGAAAACGTATCGTGTTCGCAGCTATGGGTAGGCGATCGAAAAGAGCACAAATTACACTTTTTTCTGAAGCAGATTATCCTCGACTCCTTAGCAAGTTAGGCTGCTTCGCAGAAAGCCTTCTCAGGTCAACCGTCAACGGTTCTCCGTCATCCGAAATCAGCAGATTGGCAAGAGTTTAAGTGATGCGGCGAAGAACATCGCCAGAAGTGATGCTACCATAAAACATTAGACGCAAGGCGCCGAAAATCATCGGCGGTCGCAATGCCCGCTTCGCGGGGAAGACCTGCGTAGCCAGTCTGCTTCGCAGGCCAGTCACCTTTGGTGGTCAGTCTCGCTTTGGCGAGCCAGTTCCGCTTCGAGGGCCACAATATCCGCTGAGCGCTGCGAAGAGCCGTCCTTTATTGCCCGTCCAAGACTATGGATCCGTGCTTTTCAAGACCCATGATCCTGAAATGAATTCAGTGACAGCGTAAGGTAACTTCGAATGCGGAAAATCTCGCCATTCTGAACTTGGTTCAGAATCCTGCTCTCAGAACCACTGTGCGCTTAGCCACAACCCGCTGTTCGCTGCAAAGAGCCGTCCTTCGTACATCGTCCCAGATCATGGACCCGTCCTCCACCGAGAGGATCAAAACCTAGATCCCGAAACAAGTTCGGGATGACAATATTGGGCAATCAAGAGAACATCACATTCTATCTGAATTTGTTTTGGCATCCAGTTCTTGCATTATGACTTCAGTTCCGCTTTTTGCAGCTGATCTTTTGCTCTTTCCAGCGTTGAGCATCTTTTAGCGAGCGGTGACCGGCTCTCCTCGGCGAACGGATAACCGTCCAACGGCCAACCAGTTCCTTAGCTCTTTCCTACCACGTACCCGCTACCCCCAACCCCGGTTTTTCAAAAAAAGCCTAGATCCCGGATCAAGTCCGGGATGACAGAGAGAGGGATTCCCACAAACCGATGTCGGGATAACTTCCTCATTTGCATTGAAACCCTGAATTGATTGCCGTTTCTCTTCACGAGACCCCATACCCTGTAATCGATACCCCGCCCCTCGCGTCATCTGAACTTGTTTCAGCATCTCGATCTAAGAGCCGCTGGACGCCGATGAAAACCGCGTCCCAGTCAACGGTCCACCGTCCCCGCCAAGAAGCACCGGTTCTTCGTTCCGACGCTGCGCGTCCAAGTTCTTCGTTCTTCAATAAGATCGACACCTAGATCCCGGATCAAGTCCGGGATGACAGAGAGAGGGATTCCCATAAACCGCTGTCGGGATAACTTCCTCATTTGCATTGAAACCCTGAATTGATTGCCGTTTCTCTTCACGAGACCCCATACCCCGTAATCGATACCCCGCCCCTCGCGTCATCTGAGCTTGTTTCAGCATTTCGTTCCCTCCACAAGATCAGGCGAGAATGACCATTATCGAAGGGGAGCTCCGGTATGAGAGCATAGCGGGAAGGGGGGAAAGCAATTGCCTTAAGAAGTAGGCTGCTTTTTTCTTTTTTACAGCAATAAGCGTGTAATTTCTTGAGAGTGCAGCATTATTGTTCAAACTCCTATTCAACCTGCATTCCCGGAAATTATAACGAGGGTGATTTCATACCCAGTTTGGCATAGATATCCTTCTGCTTCTTAGTGACTTCTCCTATCAAGCGGCCATGTTCGGGATACTCAAACCTTTCAATGGTGTCCAGTTCGTCGAGGAGACCCTGCAATGTCCAGTTATCGAAGAGACCGGTGTCCTGCATCTTCTTCTTTATGTAGGAAAGATAAATCAATGCGACAAACTCGACAAACAGCTTTCCATTCAGTGATAGTTCTGAGGAAACCTGCATTCTACGGAAATTCAAACGATCCTTGAGGTTCCCAAACCCCTTTTCCACTATGTCTTTACTGCGATAGAGAGATAAGGCCTCGAAGGGATCGTTGACTTCATTGGAAAGCAGTGCGAAATAGCCATAGTTTCTTGCCGCTTCACGCATCGCCTCTTCCTTCGGTGTGACTTTCCTGCCCCTTTTTGGTGTACTGGTAACAGTGAAGAATCTATCATAGTCCTTCATGCGGTATTCTTCACGCGTGTTGTTTGCCAAATCATTGTATAGTCTGCTCAGATAATCGTTCATCTCTGCCTGATCTTTGGCTGCCTTCTCGGGATTGTAGAAAAGATGTAAATATGCCCTCCTTTTCGAGCTGAGAACATCTCCCTTATTGGGTCTTTCCTGTTCATATTCCCACTGGGTCGTCCGGCACAAGCCATATACTCCGAACTGGGGTTGCAGGTTTGACCATAGCTGGAGGTTATCGCGCTCTTCTTCCAGGGTCTCTTTCACATAATTCAAATTCAGTTTGACACCGATGATGAATTTCTGGTGGTTCTTGAAGAGCAGGTTTATGTTCTCTCTGCTATAAAAGCCTCTGTCAAGAAGGACACTTACCTTTTTGTATCCCATGACATTGAATTCAGCCATAAGTTGCTTGACCGTTTTCACGTCGGTGATATTGCCAGGGAGCTTCCGGTAGTAAAAGGGAAGTCCAGACTGTTCACCGAAGAGAAGGGCGAGGTTGATTTGAGGTAGTCTCTCGTACTCTTTGTTTCTTCCTTTCTTTACCTGTCTCAGTGTCTCTGAATAACTGGAGATGGAAGTGATGTCAAAGGCCCAGTATTCTTTCTCAATTCTACGTCTGCCCTGCTTCTTGAAAAACATCATCCTCTCTTCTTCGGAAATAGATTGGAACAGCTCACTGCTGCGCTGTGATGGTATGTCTTCTCCATAAGGATGAACATGCAATCTCTGCCAATGTGAAAACCTACTGAGTGAGTTGTTCTCTTCCAGAATAAGATAATAGGCAATAGACAGAATCATTCTATAACGATCGGGGAAACACGCTTTCAAATCTGCCTCAACTTCTGTGATCTTTCCAACCTGATCGAGAAGATAGCAAGCACCATAGAAATCCCTGCGGATTTTGGTTATGGGAACTGGACCGGGCTTTTTCGAAATGCTATCCTTCCTGTATGACCTGGTCGGTACGATTTCTCCAGTACTTGGATCTAGCTTGCCGATTAAAGTTCTCTTGGCTCTGGACTGTTGTTTTTCCTTGTCCCAATAGGCTTCGTTTTTGTAGACATATGTGATTCCAGTTTTCTTGTTCTTTTGATAGACAATCCCCATCTCCTCACCTCGTTACATACATTATAATATATAACGAGGCATAAACCTAGAGAAAACAACCCTAACTCAGTCTTTTCAACCCTTTACAAGGTTTTCATCGTTAGACTTTTCGGGAACTTAGGATTCAAAGGATCACAGTATAGCCGAGCATTCAGATAAGCGTTGAAAATCACTGCATGATTGTGACGGAATGTTCAGTCTGAAATGAATTCTCCTGGTTGAAAAATAAATTGCGTTCAGTCGTACAGGACTCTATCGCGGAATTCCTTCACAAGTTCCGGTGAGTTGTTCGCAACGAGGACGTTTGGATTGAACAGGTCGAAATCCTCTTCAACACAGCTGCCGACAAAACCTCCGGCTTCCTTGACGAGTAAAATGCCACTTGCGACGTCCCAGGGTTTAAGTGTCTCTTCCCAGAAGATGTCGGCTCTTCCAGACGCAACGTAAGCAAAATCGAGACAGGCACTTCCGGTTATTCGCAGTCCCCTGCAGATCTTTATTGCTCTATTTATTCTCCTTGTAATCCGCTCGAAAGCAGTTTCAGATGAGTATTGCATCCCCACATGGCTGGTGGCTTCTCGGAGTTCTCTCGTCTTACTCACCCAGATCCTTTTGTTATTAAGATAAGCGCCCTGCCCCTCGATCGCATGAAAGGTCTCCCTCCTGTTGTGATCGTAGGTAACTCCGAGAACAACTCGGCCTTCACTGTATAGAGCTATTTGAGTAGAATAATGGGGATTAGATTTTGAGAAGTTTGTGGTCCCATCAACTGGATCAACGATCCACATTGTAGAAGATCTTACATCGGGACCGGACTCCTCACCGAGATAGGCTGCTTCGGGATAAAGATCGTGCAGGAAGACACGCAGGTTGTCCTCGATCTCCAGATCAACAGAGGTAACTATGTCCTTGTATCCACTCTTGCGTTCAATAGAGAACTCCTCCTTGGAAACCTTTCTCCAGAGTTCCGGAAGATACACACGAATCTTTTTGCTGAAATTATTGAGAAGGAGGTTATCCACGTAGCTTCACACCAATCTTCTCGGTTTTTCTTAAGACGAGTTCAATAAGTGTATTGATCTCATCGTCAGTGAGAGTCTTGTCAAAGGATTCAAAACCCAGGGTAACTGTGATGCTCTTGTATCCAGGTTCAATTCCTTTGCCTCTGTAAAGATCAGAGACCCTGATCTCCTCGAAAGAGGTACCGTCAAGAGTTCTTCTTATTAATTCTTCCAGCTCTCCATAGGCTATTGAGCCAGGAACAAGGAAGGACAGATCTCTAAAAACCCTCGGAAATGGCGAGATTTTCTTCGCTCCGGAGAATCCCTTCATCAGGCTCTCGATTGTGCTGATGTTGAGTTCTGCTACGTAGACTTCACCACTCTTTATCTCATAAAGCGCATCGGCAGCTGAGATATCCACAGCGCCAAAAAATCCGATTTTCCTTCCGTCAACGTCCACCGATACTGCCTTGCCCTTTTCAAGCCAGGAGATCGTCAGGGGATTGTACACGGGATCCAGACCATATAGAGAGCATAACTCATCAATGACTCCCTTGAAGGTGAAGAAATCAAGTATTCTTTTGTCTGAATAATCAAGCGGGTTCTCCCTCCCGGTAGCAACAAAACCTAGTGCCGTTGTTTCACTCTGCTCTCTTTCCGGATTGAAAACCGAAGCTATTTCGAAGAGTTTTATATCTCTGTTTTGTCTTCTGTAATTGTATGAAGCCGCCGACAAGAGGTTGTAGACGAGCGATGGTCTCATGACGGCCATGTCCATTGAAAGAGGATTCAAGAGCGCGACGTGTTTCGGATCAGTTCCAAGCTTGTCAAACTCGTCCGGGTTTATGAAACTGTATGTCACAATCTCATCGAAGCCATTGGCAACCATCAGATCTTTCACCCTCTTCTGCCTTTTCAAGAACTCCGGAACACCTCCCGAAATCGGCAGAACTCTGGGTAATACATTTTCGATCTTGTCGTAGCCATAG encodes:
- the lnt gene encoding apolipoprotein N-acyltransferase, with the translated sequence MVLVLVSAVLTALAMPGMLWGYLIWVALIPLFMAMKDVSPLKGALRAFVWGFVYLLLTHYWLLPVLTVNVPEVLNSFPNFIGVVVFFLMGIVMAVPFLVFGLVYGLYQRFFDRYPVLLALFAASFFTVTEYLREIGPLGFTNGRLSDALLNGQQGISQLLTIGGPLLLVFIIVFVNHYLCYLFVNRTRDRAILIVVSVAIVALVNAAIAALVPIPHSSSKYESTLYALQTNISMQMKYYQPPDETLAVVSRALREIPEGSVVILPEATFMSDIRRNSTGTQLQQIAQERNLKILIGFPTYNDHNYNQVRFVTAEGFSDEYYAKIQLTPFVESLPWPKVFGVFSFLKFLDFFDAGEEFTIFSVDEHRIGAQICFDSLYSNVARGLTLNGANVIVTATNDGWFDISTALNQHFSKSIARAIENRRYVIQVSNTGISAIIDPYGRIVKRLPTSKELNADYVIGEFQYIPTVKTTLYTRFGNWFFWFSLFLGIALIILGGVVL
- a CDS encoding inositol monophosphatase family protein; this encodes MDNLLLNNFSKKIRVYLPELWRKVSKEEFSIERKSGYKDIVTSVDLEIEDNLRVFLHDLYPEAAYLGEESGPDVRSSTMWIVDPVDGTTNFSKSNPHYSTQIALYSEGRVVLGVTYDHNRRETFHAIEGQGAYLNNKRIWVSKTRELREATSHVGMQYSSETAFERITRRINRAIKICRGLRITGSACLDFAYVASGRADIFWEETLKPWDVASGILLVKEAGGFVGSCVEEDFDLFNPNVLVANNSPELVKEFRDRVLYD
- a CDS encoding CoA-binding protein codes for the protein MIYKENAKKILETFKTVVVVGFSKSPEKAANYVPTYLIEMGFRIVPVNPSMEEYSGLKVYPDLEAVVADGIELEVVEIFRPSEEAESIALKAIELGAKAVWLQKGIYSEKAQLAADENGVLYVEDLCMFEEHRRISL
- a CDS encoding IS1634 family transposase, whose amino-acid sequence is MGIVYQKNKKTGITYVYKNEAYWDKEKQQSRAKRTLIGKLDPSTGEIVPTRSYRKDSISKKPGPVPITKIRRDFYGACYLLDQVGKITEVEADLKACFPDRYRMILSIAYYLILEENNSLSRFSHWQRLHVHPYGEDIPSQRSSELFQSISEEERMMFFKKQGRRRIEKEYWAFDITSISSYSETLRQVKKGRNKEYERLPQINLALLFGEQSGLPFYYRKLPGNITDVKTVKQLMAEFNVMGYKKVSVLLDRGFYSRENINLLFKNHQKFIIGVKLNLNYVKETLEEERDNLQLWSNLQPQFGVYGLCRTTQWEYEQERPNKGDVLSSKRRAYLHLFYNPEKAAKDQAEMNDYLSRLYNDLANNTREEYRMKDYDRFFTVTSTPKRGRKVTPKEEAMREAARNYGYFALLSNEVNDPFEALSLYRSKDIVEKGFGNLKDRLNFRRMQVSSELSLNGKLFVEFVALIYLSYIKKKMQDTGLFDNWTLQGLLDELDTIERFEYPEHGRLIGEVTKKQKDIYAKLGMKSPSL